The region TCACGCGCTACGACGGCAAGGTGCAGGCGGTGGCGCAAATGGGTCTCGATGCGGGCATGCCGCTCTGGTACGACTATCGCCGCGATGTGCAGCCAACGCCGCCGACCCGCCTCGGCGGCCTGCTCCGCCACGGCTTCAACCGCGGCCTTTACTGGGCGGTCGCGCGCGGCCTCGCCTGAATCCCGCCCTCGCTCGGCGAACCGCCGGCGCGCAACGTTTCCGGAGAACGTCACCATGTCCCTTGCCACCGCCGATCCGGCCCACGCCGACGCGCCGGCCGATGCGCTCCTCGCCCGGCTGCAGCCGCTCGTCGACGGGCCGCGTCTCGATACGCTCGTCGATCTGTTCGCGCTCGTCGCCGACCTGCTCGACTTCGCCGATCCCGCGCTCGTCGGCCGGCTCGCAGGAACCTTCGAGGAACTCGTCGCGGCCGGCTCGACGGCGGGCGGCGCGCTGCGCATCGCCAGCGCCGAAG is a window of Burkholderia sp. FERM BP-3421 DNA encoding:
- a CDS encoding DUF1641 domain-containing protein produces the protein MSLATADPAHADAPADALLARLQPLVDGPRLDTLVDLFALVADLLDFADPALVGRLAGTFEELVAAGSTAGGALRIASAEAGRRTDAPSARALWSLVRDADTRRGLGLLLRTLQIVGAQHRQAGGEMCQPPTDAAHQ